Within bacterium, the genomic segment AAGAGACACCCGACCAACTTAGCGCTACCGAAGAGATTAAGCAGGATTTGGAGAGTCCTCGTCCGATGGATCGATTGCTCATCGGCGATGTGGGATTCGGCAAAACCGAAGTGGCGATGCGAGCCGCCTGGAAAGTACTACAGGAGAATCGGCAGGTCGCGGTTGTTTGCCCCACAACTGTACTCGCCGCGCAACATGGCGAAACTTTTCGCGAGCGGTTTCGCTATACCGGCGCGAATATCGAAGTAATCTCCCGTTTCGTACTTCCCAAAGAGGTGAAGCGAATTCTCACCGAAGCGAAACAAGGGAAAGTCGATATCCTCATCGGCACTCACCGGCTGTTAAGCAAAGATGTTGAATTCCGCCGGCTGGGTCTCGTCATCGTCGATGAGGAGCATAAGTTCGGGGTGAAGCACAAAGACGATCTCCGTCGAAAACGCACCGAAGTTGATGTGCTGACATTAAGCGCTACTCCGATACCCCGGACGTTGCAAATGGCGCTGTCCGGCGCCCGTGACGTTAGTTTCATTCGTACTGCTCCGGCTGAGCGATTACCGATTGAAACCGAAGTCGCAGCCTTTGACGAGCGCTTGGTGCGTGAAGCTGTTCTACGTGAAATTTCCCGCGGCGGACAGGTTTTCTTCGTCCACAACCGGGTGGAAACGATGCCGCAAATCATGATGCGGCTACAGAATATCTTGCCGGAAGTGCGGATGACGATGGCACATGCTCAATTGGCGGGTCATCAGCTCGAAAAAATTATGCTCGACTTCATGCATCACAAGTATGATTTGCTGCTTAGTTCGATGATTATCGAATCGGGCATCGACTTGCCGAATGTAAATACGTTGATTGTGAACCGTGCTGATGCGTTAGGATTAGCCCAGTTGTATCAATTGCGCGGAAGAATCGGCAGGAGTAACCGGCAGGCGTATGCGTGGATGTTGACGCCCGGAGAGGCGATGGTAACATCAAACGCCCGGAAACGGCTCCGTACTCTGCAAGAGTTCAATTCACTTGGCGGAGGTTACGAAATCGCTTTGCGCGACTTAGAAATCCGCGGTGCCGGAAACATATTAGGTAAAGAACAATCGGGTACAATCACTTCGGTTGGTTATGATTTGTATCTTGAAATGCTGGAAGAGGCGATAACAGCTCTGCGAGAGGGGAACGACCCGGAAACGGTTGTTGTCGCGAAAGAAGAGGCTCCGATCCGGATTGAGATTCCTGGCGAAGCGTTGATTCCCTCCAGTTACATCGAATCAATCCCGGAAAAAGTCGAATTCTATCGACGATTAGAGCGGATGCGCGAAATTCGTGAAGTCGATGAGCTGCAGTCGGAGTGGCGCGACCGCTTTGGTAGACTCCCGGTAGCAGCAAACCGGTTGTTGCTTGCGGTAAAAATGCGAATCGAAGCAAAACGAACCGGCGTTGCGAAAATCACAGTTTTGCCTGCCGAAATCCGGCTGGAGGCAAAGCTGCCGGAAGACGCCAAAACCCTGCAACATCCAGAAGTTGCCGCCTGGATGCTTCGATTCAACCGATTCTTTGAGAACAAGGAGGCGTGGGTAACATCCAAGCCGTTGGGAATTGCGGTATCGGTTAGGAAAGGGTCAGATCCCGACGAAGCGGCGTCAAAAATAGTCCGAGAACTCACGGGTATTCAAACGATTTAATTTCAAAAATTGCTTAATCCGCTTGCTTACTGTGTATCGAATGACAGAAATTAGTCCATCGTTTTCAATGTTAATTTTGTTTGGATATCATGCGACAGTGTACAATTCGTAATCTCCGCACCGGGATGGTGCTTGGCAGACCAGTATTTGACGATCAGTTCCGGCTATTGTTAGCGCAAGGGACCGAACTGAATCTTGAATACATCGCGCGTCTCCAACGCTACAAGTTTAACTTCGTGTACATTCAGGAAGAAGGTACCGAATCTATCGTTGCGGAAGATTTGCTCGACTTGGAAGATCGGCAACATCTCTTCCATGTGTATCAACGAGCAGTAGGAGGAAAGCCTTCTAACGCTCGTTCAGCTATGATACCCGAACGAGCAGCCCCTGAAGTACAGGCTCCTCCTCCCACCCGGCTACGGATGTTAAAGCAGGCTTCGTCTTCGCTATTGGATAATTTGTTACAATCACCCATTCAACACTTCTATCCCAGTGTGAAAGTTGCCGAGAAACTGCATTTTCACCACTCGCTCGATGTCGCCATGCTTTGTATCATGATTGGCATCCGACTGCATTACCCGTTCCGTGAATTGGAAGCGTTAGCATTAGCAGCCTTATTGCACGATATCGGAAAATCAAAACTGCCAGAGTCACTCTCCGAGAAGCCGGGTGACCAACGCACCCTTAGCGAAGAGAAACAATACCGGGAACACGCTTCACTTGGCGCTGAATTAGTAAGCAATGATCCGATGCTCCCGCTTAGTGTGGGGGTTGCAATATATCAGCATCATGAGAATTTCGATGGTAGTGGCTTTCCCGAAGGCATCCGCGGCGATCCCAACCCACCGTTCTCAGAACGGAACAAACGGGGATCGATTTTTCGCCATGCCGAAGTAATCGCAGTTGCTAACTATTTCGATAATTTGGTCAATGGCAAAACCCGCACCGATCCGTTAACACCTTTGCAAGCCGTTGAGGAAATAACTGCGCTCGCAGGTACTCGCTTTCATCCCTACGTCGTTACTGAAGCGATTTCAATTATCAATGTGTTCCCCATTGGCAGTTTAGTCCGGATCAAGCAAACCCGTCAAACCGACCTGTTGTTGTATCGTGGCGTCGTATCGAAAGTGTTTTCGGAGGATCTTCATCATCCGGAAGTTTTACTTTTACGGAATGACCGTGGTCATAAATTGGATCGGCCACTGCTGGTCAATTTAAAGGATGATTCACAGGCAAGGCTTGAATGTATACTTGAGTTATGAAAACCAAAAATCTTTCAAATGTTTGAAAATTACTATTTTTCTGACATTTCTTCGTATAACTTATTGACGCATTCATGCATGAAACCCAGTTTGGCAACGGGGGTATTACCAAAATGGAAAACAGCGCTATCGCCACTTTCATAACCCAGCGCCCCAGTCGCGCCGAAGTCTTTCTTGCACTCGAAATCGATTACAGCGTAGTAGGTTCGCAGACTCTTGCAGAAGTATGTAAAGCAAAAGGTATTTCAGTGAACGAAGTGTTAAAACGGATTGTCGACCATGACCAGCGGACTCGACATACCGAGGAATTCGACTGGTCGAAATCTACCCTACGGGAGTTGGTTCAGCATATCGAAGCCAATCACCACCAATATTTGCGGACGGTACTTCCGAAGCTTTTCGATCAATTACAAGGAGTAGCCCAGCTTTACGGCAAAGAACATCCGGAAATCCTTGAGTTGCAGAAGCTGTTCGGAGCTTTCCGGTTTGCTGTTGAAGCGCACCTCTTAAGCGAAGAGAAAGTGCTGTTTCCGACGATTGTTGCTTTAGAAAGTGGCGAGTTACAGTGGCAGGGTGATCACTCATCGAGCGAAGAAATAAAAGTCCGAATCCGGGAACATGATACTTCAGCCGACGATATCAAACAAATGCGACAAATCACGAATAATTTTTGTGCCCCCGACGATACTGGTGAAAGTTACCGCAGTGTTCTCGATGGACTTTGCCAGTTAGAAAAAGATTTGCATCTACACATCCATAAAGAGAATAACATACTCTTTCCCCGAGCGAGTCAGTTGGCAATGGAGCAACTGAAAGCCGGTTCACATCATTGACAACTCACAAAAAAACCGGACAATGTCCGGTTTTTTCGAGTGGAGCTACGAGTTTTCGATCGTTTGGATTTGTGAACCTCCCTGCGGTCCAGTTATCCATTCTTTTTCGTTAACTCGAGCTCCAACTCAATCGTTACTTCCTTCCCCACCACAAAACCACCAGTCTCCAACGCTTTGTTGTAAGTCAAACCGAAATCTTCTCGATTGATAAGTGCCGTTGCTCGTGCTGCGGTTACCTTTTTGCCCCAGGGAGTATCAAGTATTGGAGTAAAACCTTCCCCCTTCAGCACGATCTGGCGGGTAACACCACGCATGGTCAAATCACCTGTTACTTCGTACTTGCCTCCTCCCAACGACTTCGCAGATTTCGACTTAAATATCATTTGTGGATGTTTTTCCGCTTCGAAGAAATCAGCACTCTTCAGATGGGCATCCCGCTGGGCATTGCGGGTATCGATCGAATTAACATCTATCTTTGCCTCCACTTGTAACGCTTCCGGTTTCGCATCGTCGAAAATGACTTTTGCTTCGTACTTGTTAAAGCTACCTCTCACTGTCGAGACCATCATGTGTTTGACAGCAAAACCAACGCTGGAATGCGCGAGATCGACTTCCCATTCAGCTGCAGCCGCCCCACCGCTGATTACAAACGCTGCGACAAGAGCAATTGTTGTTTTTCCGATGAATTTCATTCTGCCTCCCGTTTTTGCTAATTGATAAAAACACGTATTGTTCGATGTCGAACGAATAGAGGTACGGAAGAAATCAAGCGCTTGTTGGACAAACCAACATCTCATAGAGAATAGCAGGAGTTAAGTGCTCTACTGGGGAGTCGTATGGCGCTGGCGGTTGGCGATAATCAGCCAAGCGATCAGGATGATGAGGAAAAAGACAAACAGCGCCCAAGCGAGTGCTTGTAGTGTTTCGATCAGGGTTCGCACCATTTCCAAGAGCAAGCGCTCATTATTCAAAAGTAGCGGCGCGAAGCTTTCTTCGCCTCCACGTTTTGCCGGATTTATATACCGTTCGATATCGTAGATGCGAACACCACCCCCGATACCGATGACATACAAAGCAAAAGCGAGGTAACGGCGAAATGCCAATGTGATATCGTCGGGAAAAATTTTGCTCAGCATTTTCAGGACAGTTTTGTGAAACACCTGATTAACCGAGAAGCAGGTCGCCGCGGATAATGCAAGAGTCAAAAACAACAATGTGATAACCATTACAACTCTCCCCACTCAGTTTGTGTCTGATTACAAGGTATTCCACTTCTTATCCTTTCCAAAACCAAACTTCCTCATTTCGATACAAAAGCTTTCTTAGGCACCTCCTCCATCTTATCTTGTCGTTTGGCAAAACAGTAGCAATCGATTTGGGAGCTATGATGAAAACCGTTTCAACTTTGTTTCGAGCAATCACCACCCGTAGTATCTTCTTTTGGGTTCTTGCTTTCATAACATTTGATTCACCGGCACATGCCCAGGATAGTCTCAACATTCGCTTAGCTTCCCAATACATGTATTGGGATACTGCGATTGACATCGTTAAGCGAGGTTCCATTTCGGCGATTGCTACCGGACCTACCGGGGTTGTTTTTGCTGAATTGCTGAATAATACTATCTCACAGACTGGATCAATCCAGACGCAAGGGAACGCTGAAGGGCTTAGTTATGCGAACGGTTTATTAGTTGTCTGTGAAGGGGTCAACGGCATAGAAATCTTCGGTTGGAACGACACGTCGCCAGTAACGTTGCTATCTAATATTTCCCTACCTACTACACAATCGTACTGCTCGGCAATCAAAGACACAATTTTAGTGATCGGAACACTTGATGGGCTCTATACCTATTCCATCGCCGATCCAGTGAATCCAGCACCCATTGGTCATATTACTCTAAATGTCAATGTTCGAGCAATCGCGATACGCGATACTATCGCCGTGCTATCAGTTAGTTCTCCTGGACTACTCATCATCAACCTTGCCGACCCGGTAAACCTTCCCACAATTAGCTCACTCGAATCTACTAGTTCGGTCATGAGTTCCGCTTGGATCGATTCGACCCACATTATCTGCGCCGAATCCAATCGGGTACGAACCATCTCGCTGGAAAATCCGGCGTCACCACAAGTACTCGGACAAGCGACCATGTTGGGAACTGCGACTTCAGTCACCGTTCGTGATACCGTTGCCTATGTCAGTTCTCAGTCGGCAGGGCTGCGAGTCGTTGGGTTGTCCAATCTCATGGCACCATCGATTCTGGGAGGCGGTTTGACGCAATCTGGCGCTCGAAAAGCAGTTCTGGAGGGTCAATTAGCGTTTGTTGCCGATGGTCAATATGGTTTTAGTGTGGTGGATGTATCCTCGCCGACAACACCATTACTGTTTGCGTCATACGATCCACCGGCTCGGATGGAAGCAATTGCAAAAATTGGTGATTATGCTTATATCGGATCGTTTGGAAAAGGATTGCGGATTGTAGACGTTTCTAATCGCTATGCACCGATCGAAGTAAATTCAGTTTTCTCGGATCGATATCCAATTGATCTTACCACAATCGGAAATACAATCTACTCGTTAGCATCCTATCGTGATCGTGCCTTACAAATTGTTGATGTTGCAGCACCGCAGAACCCACAATTGTTAGGTTCGTTTCCCCTTTCCTTCGATGCCTATGGGTTTGATGCGAAAGATGGCTACGGATTCATTGCTTACGGAACCTATGGATTACGGGTGGTTAGCGTTCCCACGAATCCTACCCTGATCCGTTCCATTGATACGATTGGCTTTACCCGCGATATCGAAATCGTCGATAGCACCGCATTCATTGCGGTCGATGGCGGAAAGCTACTCGTTTGGAATGTAGCAGACCCGATGCAGCCACGGCAGATTTTTTCCTATACGTTTACCGGACACCCGCAATCGATTGCGGTTTCGGGACAGTTTTGCTTTGTCGTCGACAGTGACTCAGGGTTACGGGTGTTTAGTGCCGATCAGACCGAACGTCAGCAAATCGCAACAATTCCTATACCGAATCTTTTATCGATTGCCGTATCCGGTTATCATGTATATGCTGCTTGTGGGTATGACGGGCTAAAAGTGTACTCGCTACATAATCCGTTCGATCCCCGTTTGGTCGGGTACTACGATACGCGTGGCGCTGTTTTGGAGATAACAGTCGAAGATGGTTTTGCCTATGTTGCTGACCGAACCAGTCTCAGTATCTTCGATTGCAATGAAGCGGTATCGGTAGAAGAAGAAACTTCGAATCGTCAATTACCAAACAACATTGCGCTGTTATCTGCTTATCCAAATCCGTTCAACGCATCTACAACCGTCACATTTTCCCTGCCGCATACAGCGCCGGTGAGAATTCAGTTGTTTAATGTTACTGGACAACTCCTCGAAACATTGTCGGATAGCTACCGGGAAGCCGGAACGCATTCCTTCTCGTTCAGTGGAAATAATCTTGCGGCGGGAACATATATCATCGCCGCTCAGCTTGGGAATGAGCAGGTAAGCAAGAAAATTGTTCTTCTGAAGTAGCAGTTATTCGAGTGGTGCTTCCCGTGCTGTTAATGCGGTGTAAAGCGCAATAGCGGCAGCAACCGATGCATTCAAACTTTTCAGCGCACCGGGCGACGGAATTGCCGTGACGGCGTCGCAAACTTTTCGTAGGCTTTGCGACACTCCACTCCCTTCGCCACCAATGACCCAAACGATTCGTTCCGGCAGTTCTAAATCGATTATCGATTGTTCCGATTCCTCAGCTAAGGCAAATACCCAAAACCCGTTCGCTTTGAGTATATCAATCGCGTGATTTAAATGCTTAGCACGAACAATGGGAACATGGAACATACCGCCAGCCGAAGCTTTGGCAGTGGCAGGTGAAAGCGGCGCATTATGACGTTCACCAACAATCACCCCATCGGCGCCAAACACTGCTGCTGAACGAAGTATCGCACCCAAATTTCCAGGATCTTCAATCCCATCCAACATCAATGCCGTTACCGGTTTCCCGTTAGTAAGTTGTGTCAACCAGTGATCAAGGGGAATGGTTTCCACTGAAGCCAGTCGGGCGGCAACCCCTTGATGACGAATGCCGTTGGAGTAGCGGTCTAATGCAGCTCGGGGAATCAAATCGACTGGGCAAACGCCTTTTGCCGCATCTCGAATCTCTTGAATAATGTCACCGTGCGATTCATCAGCAAGGTAAATCCGTTCGACCGTTTTTTTCGCTGCTAACGCTTCCAGCAATGGTTGGCGTCCAAACACCCAGCCTTCGCGTTGCTCGATTATATTTTCATTATTATTCGACTCGGTCGACATTCGATCCCTTTCTAAACTCGGCGTTCCACCATTCCCGGAAGAGAATAGTACCAATCGCCGTTACCGGTACGGCAAAGATCAAACCAAACAAACCAAACAGTTGTGCACCGATCGCCAACGTAATCATCGTCATTAAGTCGGACATCCCAACCGCTTTTCCCATAATCCGAGGCGTGAGAAAATTCCCTTCGAGAAACTGGATTATTCCATACAGTACAACGATTTTCACAATTACGAACAACCCGCCGCCGCCGGTAAGACCAAGCAGGATGGCGAGAATCAAACTTAGTAAAATCCCGATATATGGAACGAATGCCAATAGCATCGTCAGTACAGCAATCGTCAACGCGTAGTTTACTCCAATTATCGCTAACCCAATTCCGGTCGCACTCCCGATGAATGCGGCGATGAGTAGTTGGCCGCGTAACCACCGTGAAAGAATCTCACTTACCCGCTCACCATAAGCCATCCAACTACTCTTTGTCGGTTCGGGTAACTGGGCAAACAACCGTTGCGAAATGGTGCGAGAATCCAGTAGTAGATAAAGAGTAACTATCGGTACCAGCAACAAGTTCAATAGCTGGTTCACAATGTTCCCAGTTTGCTTCACGAGAATTTCACCAAGATTGGCAAACTGAAGCAACGCTTTTTGTGCTAATTGGGGAAGCTTTTCCTTAAACAACTCAAAGTCAAACTGCTGGAGCAACGGGATGCTCTGTAGATAGGGAAGCCATTCTTCCAGCAGCTTTGTATGGATTCGCTCATAGTACACTGGCAATAGTTTCGCGAAGATCTCCGTTTGATCAAAAATCGCTGGCAGGATAATCGCAAGTATGATTCCCAACAAGGAAATAGTTGACACTAAAACGAATGGAGCGGCAATTCCCCGTTTTATCCCTCGTCGGCAGAGTGCATTAACGGGTGCTCGCAGAACGACTACCAATAGTATACTAATTATCGCGGTTGGGAATAATGGCTTGATCAGCCAAACGACATATATCAAAAACAAAACAGTGACAGTTCGCAGAATTGAAACCACCGCAGCATAGCTCCGATAGGGCCACAGCAAGATTAGAAGCGCCATATAGCTGATTGGAACACCAAGAATCGAACGCAATCCATACAAAAATGCTGCGAACAATCCTGCTCCGGCAATCGTTAAGATTGCAGCATTTAGCCAATAGGGTAATTTATCTGAGCTATCGTTCATTGTCCACTTGTACTCTGTTTTCTTCAAGAAAGTAACAATGAATTCGAGCGGAACCTATTCCAGATCACACTTTATTGCTAATTTTTCGATTTGACTTGCGAAAGCTCATTCAGTTTCCGATTTTGAGTAAGAGGCATTTGTTCAATAGCTTTTTTAGGCGAAAAAGGAATGTTTAAAACTAATGCAGCGAAATTGAGACAACCACCATTTTCCGGCGCAACATTACGGAAAAAGGTCATGGGTTTAGTAGGAATTACTCTACTATCCTTGCTTGCTTTTGACGCGGGCTTCTACATTTTCCTCTCATCCCGGCATTACGACAACTACGAGATCAAACAAATTAAACGCAATGCTTCTCGCGCAATCAATGCGATCGATCAGGAGTTATACCATTTAGACATCTTTCTTTCCGATTGGTCGGCATGGGACGATACCTATGAATACATTCAAAACCACAACGAAGAATACGTAAAGGCGAACCTGCTTGATAATACTTTCGTCACCAGCAAACTGAACTTAATGGCTTTTCTCGACAGTACACACCAAATCGTATATGTGAAATTGTATGAC encodes:
- a CDS encoding AI-2E family transporter codes for the protein MNDSSDKLPYWLNAAILTIAGAGLFAAFLYGLRSILGVPISYMALLILLWPYRSYAAVVSILRTVTVLFLIYVVWLIKPLFPTAIISILLVVVLRAPVNALCRRGIKRGIAAPFVLVSTISLLGIILAIILPAIFDQTEIFAKLLPVYYERIHTKLLEEWLPYLQSIPLLQQFDFELFKEKLPQLAQKALLQFANLGEILVKQTGNIVNQLLNLLLVPIVTLYLLLDSRTISQRLFAQLPEPTKSSWMAYGERVSEILSRWLRGQLLIAAFIGSATGIGLAIIGVNYALTIAVLTMLLAFVPYIGILLSLILAILLGLTGGGGLFVIVKIVVLYGIIQFLEGNFLTPRIMGKAVGMSDLMTMITLAIGAQLFGLFGLIFAVPVTAIGTILFREWWNAEFRKGSNVDRVE
- a CDS encoding T9SS type A sorting domain-containing protein, translating into MMKTVSTLFRAITTRSIFFWVLAFITFDSPAHAQDSLNIRLASQYMYWDTAIDIVKRGSISAIATGPTGVVFAELLNNTISQTGSIQTQGNAEGLSYANGLLVVCEGVNGIEIFGWNDTSPVTLLSNISLPTTQSYCSAIKDTILVIGTLDGLYTYSIADPVNPAPIGHITLNVNVRAIAIRDTIAVLSVSSPGLLIINLADPVNLPTISSLESTSSVMSSAWIDSTHIICAESNRVRTISLENPASPQVLGQATMLGTATSVTVRDTVAYVSSQSAGLRVVGLSNLMAPSILGGGLTQSGARKAVLEGQLAFVADGQYGFSVVDVSSPTTPLLFASYDPPARMEAIAKIGDYAYIGSFGKGLRIVDVSNRYAPIEVNSVFSDRYPIDLTTIGNTIYSLASYRDRALQIVDVAAPQNPQLLGSFPLSFDAYGFDAKDGYGFIAYGTYGLRVVSVPTNPTLIRSIDTIGFTRDIEIVDSTAFIAVDGGKLLVWNVADPMQPRQIFSYTFTGHPQSIAVSGQFCFVVDSDSGLRVFSADQTERQQIATIPIPNLLSIAVSGYHVYAACGYDGLKVYSLHNPFDPRLVGYYDTRGAVLEITVEDGFAYVADRTSLSIFDCNEAVSVEEETSNRQLPNNIALLSAYPNPFNASTTVTFSLPHTAPVRIQLFNVTGQLLETLSDSYREAGTHSFSFSGNNLAAGTYIIAAQLGNEQVSKKIVLLK
- a CDS encoding HD domain-containing protein, with translation MRQCTIRNLRTGMVLGRPVFDDQFRLLLAQGTELNLEYIARLQRYKFNFVYIQEEGTESIVAEDLLDLEDRQHLFHVYQRAVGGKPSNARSAMIPERAAPEVQAPPPTRLRMLKQASSSLLDNLLQSPIQHFYPSVKVAEKLHFHHSLDVAMLCIMIGIRLHYPFRELEALALAALLHDIGKSKLPESLSEKPGDQRTLSEEKQYREHASLGAELVSNDPMLPLSVGVAIYQHHENFDGSGFPEGIRGDPNPPFSERNKRGSIFRHAEVIAVANYFDNLVNGKTRTDPLTPLQAVEEITALAGTRFHPYVVTEAISIINVFPIGSLVRIKQTRQTDLLLYRGVVSKVFSEDLHHPEVLLLRNDRGHKLDRPLLVNLKDDSQARLECILEL
- a CDS encoding YceI family protein translates to MKFIGKTTIALVAAFVISGGAAAAEWEVDLAHSSVGFAVKHMMVSTVRGSFNKYEAKVIFDDAKPEALQVEAKIDVNSIDTRNAQRDAHLKSADFFEAEKHPQMIFKSKSAKSLGGGKYEVTGDLTMRGVTRQIVLKGEGFTPILDTPWGKKVTAARATALINREDFGLTYNKALETGGFVVGKEVTIELELELTKKNG
- a CDS encoding DUF542 domain-containing protein, which produces MENSAIATFITQRPSRAEVFLALEIDYSVVGSQTLAEVCKAKGISVNEVLKRIVDHDQRTRHTEEFDWSKSTLRELVQHIEANHHQYLRTVLPKLFDQLQGVAQLYGKEHPEILELQKLFGAFRFAVEAHLLSEEKVLFPTIVALESGELQWQGDHSSSEEIKVRIREHDTSADDIKQMRQITNNFCAPDDTGESYRSVLDGLCQLEKDLHLHIHKENNILFPRASQLAMEQLKAGSHH
- the rlmB gene encoding 23S rRNA (guanosine(2251)-2'-O)-methyltransferase RlmB, with the protein product MSTESNNNENIIEQREGWVFGRQPLLEALAAKKTVERIYLADESHGDIIQEIRDAAKGVCPVDLIPRAALDRYSNGIRHQGVAARLASVETIPLDHWLTQLTNGKPVTALMLDGIEDPGNLGAILRSAAVFGADGVIVGERHNAPLSPATAKASAGGMFHVPIVRAKHLNHAIDILKANGFWVFALAEESEQSIIDLELPERIVWVIGGEGSGVSQSLRKVCDAVTAIPSPGALKSLNASVAAAIALYTALTAREAPLE